TTGTCACGCAGCGGCGCCTCCAGCATGCCGGTCGCGAGCACCGTGCCGTCGTCGCGCCGGGCCCACAGGAGCGTGCGCGCGTTCCAGGGGTCGTCGGTGCGAGCCGCCACGACCAGCTCCGGCAGCGTCCACGTCGTGCCGTACGGCCGGGTGGCCGCGACGCGGACCTCGTGCGCGTGGAACGCCTCCAGAGCGGCGTCGTCGACGGGATCGATCTCCTCGATGAGCATCTCGTCACCGTAGGATCATCGGACCCTTCGACGCACCTGCGTTTCGTGGGCGGGCCGCCGCGTCAGAGCGCGAGCGCCGACCCGACGACCGTCGCGAGCCGCTGCGCCACGGCGTCGGCCTGCTCGCCGGAGCCCGCCTCCACCATGACCCGCACGAGAGGCTCGGTGCCGGACGGCCGCAGCAGCACGCGGCCCGTGGTGCCGAGCTCTGCCGTCGCCTCGGCGACGGCGGCGGCGACGTCCGGGTCCGTGGAGGCACGCGACTTGTCGACCCCGGGCACGTTGACCAGGACCTGCGGGAGGCGCCGCATCACGGCGCCGAGGTCGGCGAGCGTGCTGCCGGTCTCGGCCATCTGTCGCGTCACGGCGAGCGCGGTCAGCACGCCGTCCCCGGTCGTGGCGTGGTCGCTCATGATCACGTGACCCGACTGCTCACCGCCGAGGTTGTAGCCACGCTCGCGCATGGCTTCCAGCACGTAGCGGTCGCCGACCGCCGTCTGCACCACCGTCACGCCGTGGGCCTCCATGGCCTGCACCAGACCGAGGTTCGACATCACGGTCGCGACGACGGTGTCGTCGACGAGGCGCCCCTCGCCGTGGAGGGCCAGCGCCAGGATCGCGAGGATCTGGTCGCCGTCGACCAGCGCTCCGTCGGCCGAGACCGCCAGGCACCGGTCGGCGTCCCCGTCGAAGGCGAAGCCGGCGTCTGCGCCGTGCTCGACGACGGCACGCTGGAGGTCCTCGGGATGGGTGGACCCGCAGGCGGCGTTGATGTTGAGCCCGTCGGGCTCGGCGTGCACGCTCACCACGTCGGCGCCGAGCGCCTCGAACGCGGCCGGGCCGACGGACGAAGCAGCACCGTTGGCGCAGTCCAGGACGACCTTCAGACCGTCCAGCCTGCGACCGACCGCCTGGACCAGATGGCGCTCGTAGGTGCGCAGTGCGGTCGTGCTGTCGCCGACACGACCCACAGCGGCACCGGTCGGTCGCCGCCAGGGCTGCTCGAGCGTGTGCTCGATCTCGTCCTCGATCGCGTCGTCGAGCTTCAGCCCGCCCCGCGCGAGGAACTTGATGCCGTTGTCGGGCATCGGGTTGTGGCTCGCCGAGATCATGACGCCCATGTCGGCGTCGAGCGCCGCCGTCAGATAGGCGGCACCGGGTGTCGGGACGACACCGAGACGGTGCACGTCGACCCCGGCAGACGCGAGACCCGCGACCACCGCAGCCTCGAGGAACTCTCCTGAGGCGCGGGAATCGCGGGCCACGACTGCTGTCGGTCGCTGGTCGGCGAAGGCGCCAGCCTCCCCCAGCACGTGGGCCGCTGCGACGGCGAGATCAACTGCCAACTCGGCCGTCAGGTCGACGTTGGCGACCCCGCGGACGCCGTCAGTTCCGAAGATCCGACCCACGGTGGAGCCGTCAGCGCTTGCTGTACTGCGGTGCCTTGCGGGCCTTCTTGAGGCCTGCCTTCTTGCGCTCCTTGGCGCGGGCGTCACGCGTGAGCAGCCCGGCCTTCTTGAGCGTCGCGCGGTTGGACTCCTCGTCGACCGCGTTCAGCGCGCGGGCGACGCCGAGGCGGAGCGCACCGGCCTGGCCGGTCATGCCGCCACCGGAGACGCGAGCGATCACGTCGAAGCTCTCGCCGAGGCCCGTCGATGCGAAGGCCTCCTTGGCGATCTGCTGGTGCAGCTTGTTGGGGAGGTACTCCTCGAGCGGCTTGCCGTTGACCGTCCACGCACCGGTGCCCGGCACGAGGCGGACACGAGCGACAGCCTCCTTGCGGCGGCCGGTGGCTGCCGAAGGGGCGATGATCGACGAACGTGCCGCCGACTCCGCACTCGGTGCGGTCTCGGAGGTGTAGGCAACGCCCTCGGCGTTGGTCGTGAACTCGTCGGTCGTGTCGACGGTCTCGGTGCTGGTCTCGGCCACGTTGATCCTCACTGCTTCCTGGGCCTACTGGGCGATCTGCGTGATGTCGAAGGTCTGCGGCTGCTGAGCGGCGTGCGGGTGCTCGGGGCCGGCGTAGACCTTCAGCTTCTTCAACTGCGCGCGGCTGAGGCGGTTCTTGGGGAGCATGCCCCACACCGCCTTCTCGACGGCCTTGCGCGCGTCCTTGTCGAGCAGGTCGCCGTAGGCCACCTGCTTGAGACCACCCGGGTAGCCGCTGTGACGGTACGCGAGCTTGTCCTCGCGCTTGTTGCCGGAGAGAGCGACCTTGTCGGCGTTGACGATGATGACGAAGTCACCGTTGTCGACGTGCGGGGCGAACGTCGGCTTGTGCTTGCCGCGAAGCAGGGTCGCGGTCTGGACGGCGAGACGCCCAAGCACCACGTCAGATGCGTCGATGACGTGCCACTTGCGGTCGACGTCACCAGGCTTCGGGCTGTACGTGCGCACGCTAGTTCTACCTTCGTGTGGATGGGGACTGATGGTGCACCTCGACGGACGCAGGAGAACCGCATCTCCATCAAGGCACAACGACGTACAACAATAACTGTCCACCACGGGCTCGGTCAAAACGACCCTCGGCGCGGGGGCGCCGTACGCCGGACGCTCCAGATCGAAGCCTACCTCGCGGGCTCAAGGACCCGGCCGGCGGGAGCGCGTTCTCGGCCGCCAGCGGGACCCGGCTGTGTGCACGCTCGCGCGACGCAATAAGTTGGAGTGGGTCTCAATACCCAGGGGACCCTTGAATCGAGCGGCGCATCGACCCAGCGTGCGCACGCCAGGCACAAGGAGAACTCCTCGTGACAGACGCCACACCTTCGGCCGACGGCCAGACCCTGACAGTCCGGGACGACCGGACCGGCAAGGAGTACGTCCTCCCGATCGTCGACGGGACGATCCGCGCGAGCGACCTCGGCAAGATCAAGGCCGGCGACGACGATCCCGGCATCGCGTCGTACGACCCGGGGTTCACCAACACCGCTTCCACGCGGTCCGCGGTCACCTACATCGACGGCGAGAAGGGCATCCTCGAGTACCGCGGCTACCCGATCGAGCAGCTTGCCGAGAAGTCGAACTTCCTCGAGGTCGCGTACCTCCTGATCCACGG
Above is a genomic segment from Mumia sp. Pv4-285 containing:
- the glmM gene encoding phosphoglucosamine mutase — translated: MGRIFGTDGVRGVANVDLTAELAVDLAVAAAHVLGEAGAFADQRPTAVVARDSRASGEFLEAAVVAGLASAGVDVHRLGVVPTPGAAYLTAALDADMGVMISASHNPMPDNGIKFLARGGLKLDDAIEDEIEHTLEQPWRRPTGAAVGRVGDSTTALRTYERHLVQAVGRRLDGLKVVLDCANGAASSVGPAAFEALGADVVSVHAEPDGLNINAACGSTHPEDLQRAVVEHGADAGFAFDGDADRCLAVSADGALVDGDQILAILALALHGEGRLVDDTVVATVMSNLGLVQAMEAHGVTVVQTAVGDRYVLEAMRERGYNLGGEQSGHVIMSDHATTGDGVLTALAVTRQMAETGSTLADLGAVMRRLPQVLVNVPGVDKSRASTDPDVAAAVAEATAELGTTGRVLLRPSGTEPLVRVMVEAGSGEQADAVAQRLATVVGSALAL
- the rpsI gene encoding 30S ribosomal protein S9, which produces MAETSTETVDTTDEFTTNAEGVAYTSETAPSAESAARSSIIAPSAATGRRKEAVARVRLVPGTGAWTVNGKPLEEYLPNKLHQQIAKEAFASTGLGESFDVIARVSGGGMTGQAGALRLGVARALNAVDEESNRATLKKAGLLTRDARAKERKKAGLKKARKAPQYSKR
- the rplM gene encoding 50S ribosomal protein L13 is translated as MRTYSPKPGDVDRKWHVIDASDVVLGRLAVQTATLLRGKHKPTFAPHVDNGDFVIIVNADKVALSGNKREDKLAYRHSGYPGGLKQVAYGDLLDKDARKAVEKAVWGMLPKNRLSRAQLKKLKVYAGPEHPHAAQQPQTFDITQIAQ